Within Pyramidobacter piscolens W5455, the genomic segment CTGATGGAGCGGCCGCGCCTCGGCGGGCTTTGGGATGTCAAAACCGCCTGGTACCTGCTCCATCCCGACCTGGAGAGCTACGACATCTCGAAAGAGATCGGCCTCGAGCTTTCGCCCGGCCGGGCGCTGCGCCTGTTGGCCATCGCCCGCTCCATGGAAGAAAAAATTGCCGCCCAGAACATGACGCGGGTCATGAACGAGATCGATCTGCCGCTGATCCCTTCTCTCATCGGCATGGAGCGCCGCGGCATTCGCCTCGACCGCGAAAAAATGCTGGCGCTTTCGCGGGAGCTGGAACGTCAGCTGAACGCGATCACCGAAAAAGTCTACGAAGCGGCCGGGTGCGAGATCAATCTCAACTCGCCCAAACAGATCGGCGAGCTTCTTTTCGAAAAACTTGGGCTTCCCGTCGTCAAGAAAACAAAAACCGGCTACTCCACCGACGTATCGGTGCTCGAGCAGCTGCGGGAGATCTGCGGCGCGCGCTGCGAAATCCCGGGGCAGCTCCTGGAATACCGCGAGCTTCAAAAAATGGCGTCCGGCTTCGTTCAGCCGCTGCTGAGCGCGGCCGGCGGGGACGGCTTGATCCACAGCACTTTCGAATCGCTGACGACCGGCACGGGGCGCCTCAGCAGCCGCGATCCCAACATGCAGAACCTGCCGACTTACAGCGGCTGGGGACAGCGGATCCGCGAATGCCTGATCCCGTCGCAGCCGGGACATTGCTTCGCCGCCGCCGATTATTCGCAGATCGAACTGCGCGTGCTGGCGCATCTCTCGGGAGATCCGCAGCTGATCGAGATCTTCAACTCGGACCGCGACATCCACACCGAAACCGCCGCCATGATCTTCGGCCTCCCCGCCGACGCCGTCACCAAAGAACTGCGCCGCAGCGCCAAGACCGTCAGCTTCGGCCTGATCTACGGCATGAGCGTTTTCGGCCTCGCCTCCCGCCTGGGGACGGACCGCAACACCGCGTTCCAGATCATGGACGCCTACTTCGCCGCCCTGCCGGGCGTGCGCGAATACATGGAAACGAGCAAGAAAAAATCTCTCGAATTCGGTTACACTTCCACGCTTTTCGGCCGCCGCCGCCCGATGGACGAAATCGCCACCGGGAACCAGACGAAAGACCACCAAAAACGCGTCGCCATCAACGCCCCGATCCAAGGGACGGCCGCCGACATCACCAAGATCGCCATGAACAAAGTCGCCGCGCATTTTGCCGGCCGCGACGTGGCCATGGTGCTCCAGGTTCACGACTCCATCGTCTGCGAATGCCCGCACGACCAGGCCGAACAGACCGCGCTGGAACTCAGTCAGGTCATGGAAAGCGCCGTTCATCTCTCCGTTCCTTTGAAAACGGAACGAACCGTCGGCACATCCCTCGCCACGGTTTAATGTTTTATGGTACAATTCTTAGGCTGAAACAGAATTTTTCACGCTGCCAATTCGAAAGGAGTAAAGTCACTTGCAGATACTTACTGCGCTTCGCACTCAGATCAAGTGGATTCTCGCCTTGTTTATCGTCATCTTCACCGCTTCCGTCGG encodes:
- a CDS encoding DNA polymerase; protein product: MSGKKILLIDGHGIAFRAFYAIPELNAPDGTPTNALVGFFNMFARVRHDQRPDEIYAAFDMKEPTFRHRLYPEYKATRRPTPEEFKIQVPLLHEMLPLLGVHIMERPSVEADDLIGSAAVQFASRGDEVLILTSDKDIMQVLRPGVKILRPGKGVSSFEEYDVPHFTEKYGFPPDTMVDYLSLMGDSIDNIPGVPGVGEKTASKLLQSYGSIEGIMEHAGELKPALQKKIEEHGAQAVANRKLTRLKCDEDLSEFTSKEAAADLEAFGAFCARLGMKKAAESLGVTASQKERPAADPPAEAARPSPVSTGDDFGEAVPSAAAIPLDTILCAPRIALDLEESGAPVPYTIKEETLQSRRVILAAPDGSWWQGTLAELAPRLDELLDNRVVCLDAKALCYLMERPRLGGLWDVKTAWYLLHPDLESYDISKEIGLELSPGRALRLLAIARSMEEKIAAQNMTRVMNEIDLPLIPSLIGMERRGIRLDREKMLALSRELERQLNAITEKVYEAAGCEINLNSPKQIGELLFEKLGLPVVKKTKTGYSTDVSVLEQLREICGARCEIPGQLLEYRELQKMASGFVQPLLSAAGGDGLIHSTFESLTTGTGRLSSRDPNMQNLPTYSGWGQRIRECLIPSQPGHCFAAADYSQIELRVLAHLSGDPQLIEIFNSDRDIHTETAAMIFGLPADAVTKELRRSAKTVSFGLIYGMSVFGLASRLGTDRNTAFQIMDAYFAALPGVREYMETSKKKSLEFGYTSTLFGRRRPMDEIATGNQTKDHQKRVAINAPIQGTAADITKIAMNKVAAHFAGRDVAMVLQVHDSIVCECPHDQAEQTALELSQVMESAVHLSVPLKTERTVGTSLATV